The following proteins are encoded in a genomic region of Corylus avellana chromosome ca4, CavTom2PMs-1.0:
- the LOC132179952 gene encoding uncharacterized protein LOC132179952 isoform X1 produces MAGFGGRNRWWIIALVIVLVGTARELSKRFGWDKEGGMNALREWSDRLGVWAIPAYVGVHTLTLALCLPYAVFFEAAASLIFGFFPAVVCVFSAKVMAASLSFGIGRLVFRSSSSAMEWAQRNKYFHLLSRGVERDGWKFVLLARFSPIPSYVINYALAATKVGFIVDFLLPTIIGCLPMILQNTSIGSLAGAAVASASGSQKSQVWSYVFPVLGIASSFLISLRIRKYSADISAAQVSPSEHVDDCNKDVDSSQSLSDGQGSESLKKNQ; encoded by the exons ATGGCGGGTTTTGGTGGAAGAAATAGATGGTGGATCATAGCGCTGGTTATCGTGTTGGTAGGAACAGCGAGGGAGCTGAGTAAGCGCTTCGGATGGGACAAAGAAGGGGGAATGAACGCGTTGAGGGAATGGTCCGATCGGCTGGGGGTGTGGGCCATCCCGGCCTATGTTGGGGTCCACACCCTCACGCTGGCGCTCTGTTTGCCCTATGCCGTCTTCTTCGAGGCCGCTGCGTCTCTCATCTTCGGCTTCTTCCCGGCAGTTGTCTGCGTCTTCTCCGCAAAGGTGATGGCTGCTTCCCTCTCATTCGGGATCGGCAG GTTAGTATTCAGGAGTTCAAGTTCAGCAATGGAGTGGGCCCAGAGAAACAAATACTTCCATCTCCTTTCCAGAGGAGTTGAGCGTGATGGTTGGAAATTTGTTCTTCTTGCCCGCTTCTCACCCATACCCTCCTATGTCATAAATTATGCCCTAGCTGCAACCAAAGTTGGGTTCATAGTGGATTTTCTACTGCCAACAATTATTGGATGCCTGCCAATGATCTTGCAGAACACGTCCATTGGCAGCCTCGCTGGTGCTGCTGTTGCTTCAGCATCTGGTTCTCAGAAATCTCAGGTTTGGTCATACGTTTTTCCTGTACTTGGAATCGCATCAAGCTTTCTTATCTCCTTGAGAATCAGAAAGTACTCCGCTGATATCTCAGCGGCTCAAGTCTCTCCCAGTGAGCATGTTGATGACTGTAATAAAGACGTTGATTCATCCCAAAGCTTGTCTGATGGACAAGGAAGCGAAAGCCTGAAAAAGAAtcaataa
- the LOC132178862 gene encoding calnexin homolog has product MEGSWKIHRLQQVIAALLITSFASQICASDVIYYEPFDEPFEGRWIVSQKDDYKGVWKHSKSEGHDDYGLLVSDKARKYAIVKELDQVSLKDRTVVLQFEVRLQDGLECGGAYLKYLRPQEAGWQPKEFDNESPYSIMFGPDKCGSTNKVHFIFKHKNPKSGEYVEHHLKNPPSVPSDKLSHIYTAILKPDNELSILIDGEEKKKANFLSADDFEPPLIPDKTIPDPNDKKPEDWDERAKIPDPNAVKPDDWDEDAPMEIEDEEAVKPEGWLDDEPEEIDDPDSTKPEDWDDEEDGEWEPPKIDNPKCEIAPGCGEWKRPTKSNPAYKGKWHAPLIDNPDYKGIWKPQQIPNPDYFELEKPDFEPIAAIGIEIWTMQDGILFDNILIASDEKVAESYRLTTWKPKFDIEKEKQKAEEAASGLSDGLSGLQKKFFDLLYKIGDIPFLDAYKPMIIDLIEKGEKQPNITIGVIVSIVVVILTVFFRILFGGKKTAASVSETHGAGAAPAETSTNQEESSGEKEEDEHEKEDAAAAPPRRRSTRREN; this is encoded by the exons ATGGAAGGGAGCTGGAAAATCCATCGACTCCAGCAGGTGATTGCAGCGCTGCTGATTACTTCCTTCGCCTCTCAGATCTGCGCTTCCGATGTG ATCTACTACGAGCCGTTTGACGAACCTTTCGAGGGCCGGTGGATTGTGTCTCAGAAGGATGACTACAAAG GTGTCTGGAAGCATTCAAAAAGTGAGGGACATGACGATTACGGCCTTCTGGTTAGCGACAAGGCGAGGAAGTATGCAATAGTAAAAGAGCTAGACCAGGTTAGTCTCAAGGACAGAACAGTTGTCCTGCAGTTTGAGGTGCGGCTCCAGGATGGGCTAGAATGTGGTGGTGCATACCTGAAGTACCTCCGACCCCAAGAGGCTGGATGGCAACCTAAGGAATTTGACAATGAGTCTCCTTATTCCATCATGTTTGGACCTGACAAGTGTGGCTCCACAAACAAGGTGCACTTCATCTTTAAGCACAAGAACCCCAAGAGTGGGGAGTATGTTGAGCACCATCTGAAGAACCCCCCTTCTGTACCCTCCGACAAACTCTCCCATATCTACACTGCAATACTGAAGCCTGATAATGAACTTAGTATTTTAATAGATggggaggagaagaagaaggcaAATTTCCTCTCTGCTGATGATTTTGAGCCGCCTTTAATTCCTGACAAGACAATTCCTGACCCAAATGACAAGAAACCAGAGGACTGGGATGAACGGGCTAAGATTCCAGATCCAAATGCTGTGAAGCCAGATGATTGGGATGAGGATGCACCCATGGaaattgaagatgaagaagctgTGAAACCTGAAGGGTGGTTGGATGATGAGCCTGAGGAGATTGATGATCCTGATTCTACAAAGCCAGAAGATTGGGATGACGAAGAAGATGGTGAATGGGAGCCACCAAAGATTGATAATCCAAAGTGCGAGATTGCACCTGGTTGTGGTGAGTGGAAGAGGCCAACGAAGAGCAATCCTGCTTACAAAGGAAAATGGCACGCTCCTCTAATTGATAACCCAGATTATAAGGGCATATGGAAACCGCAACAAATCCCAAATCCTGATTACTTTGAGCTTGAGAAACCTGATTTTGAGCCCATTGCTGCAATTGGCATTGAGATCTGGACAATGCAAGACGGCATATTGTTTGACAATATTCTCATTGCTAGTGATGAGAAGGTTGCAGAATCGTACAGGCTAACAACATGGAAGCCAAAATTTGACattgagaaagagaaacaaaaggctGAAGAAGCAGCTTCTGGTCTTTCAGATGGCCTGTCTGGCTTGCAG AAGAAGTTTTTTGACCTTCTTTACAAGATAGGGGACATTCCTTTCTTGGATGCATACAAACCAATGATCATT GATCTCATCgaaaagggagaaaaacaaCCCAATATAACAATTGGTGTTATTGTTTCAATAGTGGTTGTTATTTTGACAGTTTTCTTTAGAATCCTTTTTGGTGGTAAAAAAACAGCG GCCAGCGTCAGTGAAACACACGGAGCTGGAGCTGCACCTGCAGAGACCTCCACCAATCAAGAGGAAAGCAGTGGGGAGAAGGAGGAAGACGAGCATGAGAAGGAGGATGCTGCTGCTGCCCCTCCACGTAGGAGGTCTACCAGAAGGGAAAACTGA
- the LOC132177376 gene encoding respiratory burst oxidase homolog protein D-like: MRAGDGRGGHWENNSDDAESFGNDRRRAFSGPLGAPRQFLKNDSRKSARFNLPDDRLLTTTTNAASDVDDGYVEITLDIRDDSVAVHSVQTATEDPELALLAKRTLEKKSSSSLLRNTSAHIRQVSQELKRFASHSMRSSAARRFDRTKSAATHALKGLKFITTKTGGTAAGWPAIEKRFHDLTASTDGLLPSSLFGECIGMNKESKEFAGELFRALARRHNVSGDSINKQQLKDFWDQISDESFDSRLQTFFDMVDRDADGRIAEEEVAEIISLSASTNKLSTIQKQAKEYAALIMEELDPDNAGYIMIYNLETLLLQAPNQSVRISDSRILSQMLSQKLKPTQENNPLRRLYQKMKYFVMDNWQRVWVMMLWLGIVLGLFAYKFVQYRNKAVFHVMGYCVCVAKGGAETLKFNMALILLPVCRNTITWLRNKTRLGVAVPFDDNLNFHKVIAGAIAIGVGLHAISHLTCDFPRLLHATDEEYKPMKPFFGEERPPNYWWFVKGVEGWTGIIMVVLMAIAFTLATPWFRRNKLNLPKSLKKITGFNAFWYSHHLFVVVYTLLIVHGIKLYLTKKWYQKTTWMYLAVPVLLYACERLIRAFRSSIKPVKILKVAVYPGNVLGLHMSKPQGFRYKSGQYMFVNCAAVSPFEWHPFSITSAPGDDFLSVHIRTLGDWTRQLKTVFSEVCQPPSAGKSGLLRADFMQGGNNPSFPKILIDGPYGAPAQDYKKYDVVLLVGLGIGATPMISIVKDIIHNIKIKEKEEQDSTVEGALESGIANSSTPNNNNNKNKSNRGFRTRKAYYYWVTREQGSFEWFKGIMNEVAEMDEQAMIELHNYCTSVYEEGDARSALIAMLQSLHHAKNGVDVVSGTRVKSHFAKPNWRQVYKKIALHHPNTRVGVFYCGAPALTKELKQLALDFSHRTSTKFEFHKENF, from the exons ATGAGGGCCGGCGACGGAAGAGGAGGTCATTGGGAAAACAACTCTGACGACGCAGAGAGCTTTGGAAACGACAGAAGAAGAGCATTTAGCGGCCCTCTCGGAGCACCTCGTCAGTTTCTCAAAAACGACAGCAGAAAGAGCGCCAGGTTCAATCTACCTGACGACCGCCTCCTAACAACCACCACTAACGCCGCCAGCGATGTCGACGATGGCTACGTGGAGATCACTCTGGATATCCGCGATGACTCCGTTGCGGTTCACAGCGTTCAGACGGCGACAGAAGATCCGGAGCTGGCTTTGTTGGCCAAGAGGACGCTCGAGAAGAAGTCTTCTTCGTCATTACTCCGGAACACCTCCGCCCACATCCGGCAGGTCTCGCAGGAGCTCAAACGTTTCGCTTCCCACTCCATGAGATCGTCCGCTGCTAGACGTTTCGACCGGACCAAGTCCGCTGCCACCCATGCCTTGAAGGGCCTCAAGTTCATCACCACCAAGACCGGCGGCACTGCTGCGGGCTGGCCAGCCATCGAGAAGCGATTCCACGACCTCACGGCTTCTACCGACGGACTCCTTCCCTCTTCATTGTTCGGCGAGTGCATAG GAATGAACAAGGAGTCAAAGGAGTTCGCAGGTGAGCTTTTCCGAGCACTCGCAAGGAGGCACAACGTAAGTGGCGATTCAATTAACAAGCAACAGCTCAAAGACTTCTGGGATCAAATCTCTGACGAAAGCTTCGACTCCAGGCTCCAAACTTTCTTTGACAT GGTAGACAGAGACGCGGATGGAAGAATCGCAGAAGAAGAAGTCGCAGAG ATTATCAGCCTCAGTGCTTCTACAAACAAACTGTCCACTATTCAGAAACAAGCCAAGGAATATGCAGCATTGATTATGGAAGAATTAGACCCAGACAATGCCGGATACATCATG ATATACAACCTGGAAACACTGCTATTACAAGCTCCAAACCAATCTGTAAGGATAAGTGATAGCCGAATTCTGAGTCAAATGCTGAGCCAGAAGCTGAAGCCCACACAGGAGAACAACCCGCTAAGAAGATTGTATCAGAAGATGAAGTACTTTGTAATGGATAATTGGCAAAGGGTGTGGGTAATGATGCTATGGCTTGGGATCGTGTTGGGTCTGTTTGCCTACAAGTTTGTGCAGTATCGAAACAAGGCGGTTTTCCATGTGATGGGCTATTGCGTTTGCGTTGCAAAAGGAGGGGCAGAGACCCTTAAATTCAACATGGCTCTCATATTACTACCTGTCTGCCGGAACACAATCACTTGGCTCAGAAACAAAACCAGATTAGGGGTCGCAGTTCCCTTTGATGACAATCTAAATTTCCATaag GTGATTGCAGGCGCAATTGCCATCGGGGTAGGACTACACGCCATATCTCACTTAACATGTGATTTCCCACGACTTCTTCACGCAACCGACGAGGAGTACAAGCCTATGAAACCTTTCTTCGGAGAAGAAAGGCCTCCTAACTACTGGTGGTTTGTGAAGGGAGTGGAGGGGTGGACAGGTATAATAATGGTAGTCTTGATGGCAATAGCTTTCACGCTAGCCACCCCTTGGTTTAGGCGAAACAAGCTCAACCTACCCAAGTCCCTCAAAAAGATTACCGGTTTCAATGCCTTCTGGTATTCCCACCACCTTTTTGTCGTCGTCTACACTCTTCTCATCGTCCATGGCATAAAGCTCTACCTCACTAAAAAATGGTATCAGAAAACG ACATGGATGTATTTGGCGGTGCCTGTATTGCTATATGCGTGTGAAAGGTTGATTAGAGCTTTTAGATCCAGCATCAAGCCAGTTAAGATTCTAAAG GTTGCTGTTTATCCGGGAAATGTACTGGGATTGCACATGTCAAAGCCTCAGGGTTTTAGATACAAGAGTGGGCAGTATATGTTTGTCAACTGCGCTGCGGTTTCTCCCTTCGAATG GCACCCATTTTCCATTACTTCAGCACCGGGAGATGATTTCCTAAGTGTTCACATTCGCACGCTTGGTGATTGGACGCGGCAGCTCAAAACTGTTTTCTCTGAG gtGTGTCAGCCTCCATCTGCTGGGAAGAGCGGACTCCTTAGAGCTGATTTCATGCAAGGAGGAAACAACCCCAG CTTTCCCAAGATTCTGATAGACGGTCCATATGGAGCTCCAGCACAAGACTACAAGAAATACGATGTGGTGTTGCTAGTGGGGCTTGGGATCGGGGCCACTCCTATGATCAGCATCGTCAAGGACATCATTCACAACATTAAgataaaggaaaaggaagagcAAGATTCGACGGTTGAGGGTGCTTTAGAGAGTGGAATAGCTAACTCATCAActcccaacaacaacaacaacaagaacaagAGCAACAGAGGATTTAGGACGAGGAAAGCCTATTACTATTGGGTGACTAGAGAACAGGGCTCCTTCGAGTGGTTCAAAGGTATAATGAATGAGGTTGCGGAGATGGATGAGCAAGCCATGATAGAACTTCACAACTACTGCACCAGTGTGTACGAAGAAGGAGACGCCAGATCAGCACTAATAGCTATGCTTCAGTCGCTCCACCATGCCAAAAATGGTGTGGACGTGGTGTCCGGCACTCGAGTCAAATCCCACTTCGCCAAACCCAATTGGCGCCAGGTCTACAAGAAGATTGCACTCCACCACCCGAATACCCGAGTTG GAGTCTTCTACTGTGGGGCACCGGCACTAACAAAGGAGCTAAAGCAACTAGCTTTGGATTTCTCTCACAGGACCTCCACTAAATTTGAGTTTCACAAAGAGAacttttaa
- the LOC132178861 gene encoding pentatricopeptide repeat-containing protein DOT4, chloroplastic-like — protein sequence MYVLPCAHAQIQRYIFISDKHPLSTTQSKHSRNVRINTKLAGESLDRRVFDEIPVSDKHTFAWNNLIQTHLANEDFDLVISTYRNMLLRGTARPDRRTLPRILTASWRSGDIFTGKQLHGHALKLGFSSDHYVVTALIEMYGRLDSVDIAKWVFEKSPHRNPVSWTLLARLYIKQNKPGLAIDMFKQMVDSGDEIDSVALATAVGACSMLKSLQQGRKLHRIAMKYGLEFDALVSNTLLKMYIDCGSIKDARAIFDRMPSKDVITWTALINGYVKKGGFNECLKLFRQMNMDGLVKPDSLTFSSVLPACARMAAHKHGKEIHGYLLRSGVKLNLTVQNAVMDMYVKSGFIEYASRIFTRMKDKDVVSWTVMIMGYSLHGQGEQGVHLFCTMERKSSIHIDQLTYAAVLHACSTARMVEQGKFYFHCIKAPKVANYSLMVGLLARAGLFEEAKIFIEEQKVERHAEVLKALLDGCRNHQQLVLGKRVIEQLCDLEPLNADNYVLLSNWYANSERWAMVHKLRQTVTDMGLNPKKAYSWIEFRNKVHVFGTGDVSHPRSERIYGELQCLVKKIQDEGYRPNPDFSLHDVEEERECIQIGHSEMLAISFGLITTQPSATIRVTKNLRVCRNCHDSAKLISKTVGREIILKDLNCFHHFKDGFCSCGGSW from the coding sequence ATGTATGTCCTTCCGTGCGCGCACGCACAAATTCAGCGCTACATTTTCATATCTGACAAACACCCACTTAGCACTACCCAATCCAAGCATTCCCGTAATGTTCGAATCAACACAAAGCTGGCTGGTGAATCGTTGGACCGCCGAGTGTTCGATGAAATACCTGTTTCGGACAAGCACACGTTTGCTTGGAACAATCTTATCCAAACCCACCTCGCTAATGAAGATTTCGACCTTGTCATTTCAACTTACCGAAACATGCTGCTCCGGGGTACTGCACGTCCCGATAGGCGCACTCTTCCTCGCATTTTGACTGCTTCTTGGCGTTCCGGCGATATTTTTACCGGCAAACAACTCCATGGACATGCTCTCAAGCTTGGCTTCTCTTCCGACCACTATGTAGTTACTGCTTTGATCGAAATGTATGGCCGTCTTGATAGTGTTGATATCGCGAAGTGGGTTTTCGAGAAGTCCCCTCATAGGAATCCCGTTTCTTGGACTCTGCTAGCCAGGTTGTACATCAAGCAAAACAAACCCGGTTTGGCTATTGATATGTTTAAACAAATGGTTGACTCAGGGGATGAGATAGATTCGGTGGCGTTGGCAACAGCCGTTGGTGCCTGTAGCATGTTAAAATCGCTGCAACAAGGCAGGAAACTCCACCGGATTGCTATGAAATATGGATTGGAGTTTGACGCGTTGGTCAGCAATACTCTCTTGAAAATGTACATCGATTGTGGCAGTATTAAAGATGCTCGGGCAATTTTTGATCGAATGCCATCAAAAGATGTCATTACATGGACGGCACTTATTAATGGGTATGTGAAGAAAGGAGGTTTCAATGAATGTCTTAAATTATTTCGGCAGATGAATATGGATGGACTGGTAAAACCTGATTCTCTCACATTCTCTAGCGTTCTACCAGCCTGTGCAAGAATGGCGGCACACAAGCATGGCAAAGAAATTCATGGCTACCTGCTTAGAAGCGGTGTTAAGTTGAATCTCACGGTCCAGAATGCTGTTATGGACATGTATGTTAAATCAGGATTCATTGAATATGCATCAAGGATTTTCACGAGGATGAAGGATAAAGATGTGGTTTCATGGACTGTGATGATAATGGGATATAGTTTACATGGACAAGGAGAGCAGGGAGTTCATTTGTTCTGCACGATGGAGAGGAAGTCGAGCATACATATAGATCAACTCACATATGCTGCTGTCCTCCATGCTTGTAGCACCGCACGGATGGTTGAACAAGGAAAGTTTTATTTCCACTGCATTAAGGCACCTAAAGTTGCAAACTATTCTCTAATGGTGGGTCTTCTGGCTCGTGCTGGGCTGTTCGAAGAGGCGAAAATCTTTATTGAGGAACAAAAGGTTGAAAGGCATGCGGAGGTTCTGAAAGCACTGCTAGATGGCTGCAGAAACCACCAACAATTAGTATTGGGTAAGCGAGTCATTGAGCAGCTCTGCGATTTGGAGCCGCTTAACGCCGACAACTATGTGCTACTCTCTAATTGGTATGCTAACAGCGAAAGATGGGCGATGGTTCATAAATTGAGGCAAACAGTAACAGACATGGGTTTGAATCCTAAGAAAGCTTATAGCTGGATAGAGTTCCGAAATAAAGTTCACGTGTTTGGCACGGGGGATGTATCCCACCCAAGATCAGAGAGAATATATGGGGAATTACAGTGTTTAGTAAAGAAAATACAAGACGAGGGATATCGGCCTAATCCAGATTTTAGTCTCCATGATGTGGAGGAAGAGCGAGAGTGCATTCAAATTGGGCATAGTGAAAtgttggccatttcttttgggCTCATCACCACACAACCGAGTGCTACAATTCGTGTAACTAAGAACCTCCGTGTGTGTCGCAATTGCCATGATTCTGCAAAGCTTATATCCAAGACAGTAGGACGAGAAATCATACTTAAGGATCTAAATTGTTTCCATCATTTTAAGGATGGATTTTGTTCATGTGGCGGTTCTtggtga
- the LOC132179538 gene encoding uncharacterized protein LOC132179538: MGIIKYLNLQMIPWCFHLMGSPVSCMQLQPEPEPEPPVPTIKLIKSDGFVKIFHRPIHVSQIMVEFPKHLVCRADSFYIGQKIPALSEDELLQLGQKYFLLPKHFFQSVLSFVTIASFASSPPEQSPLSLISKDSRNAFLKKAAVCQPFDIEKTPSGCLRIRVSDEFISQLLEEAEMGEEQENNESSSKSKSVVCTTPQLQKEYSQLVGSHQWKPKLETIRETEKTKLSSFGMKRRKKSHSKAPQKTLLSEHHPHVTTCTKPPSKSKIKIRSRK, translated from the coding sequence ATGGGCATCATCAAATACTTGAATCTCCAAATGATACCATGGTGCTTCCACTTGATGGGAAGCCCTGTGTCTTGCATGCAACTCCAGCCTGAGCCAGAGCCAGAGCCACCTGTCCCGACCATAAAGCTCATCAAATCCGATGGCTTCGTCAAGATCTTTCACCGTCCAATCCACGTCTCGCAGATCATGGTAGAGTTTCCAAAGCACCTGGTGTGCCGTGCCGATTCCTTTTACATTGGCCAGAAGATTCCGGCTCTTTCCGAGGATGAGCTGCTTCAGCTGGGCCAAAAGTACTTTCTTCTTCCCAAACATTTCTTCCAATCCGTGCTCTCATTCGTGACCATAGCCTCCTTCGCCTCCTCTCCACCCGAACAATCCCCGCTTTCGTTGATCTCTAAAGATTCAAGGAATGCGTTTCTAAAGAAAGCAGCCGTTTGTCAACCTTTTGATATAGAGAAAACCCCATCTGGGTGTCTAAGGATACGCGTCTCGGATGAGTTCATTTCGCAATTATTAGAAGAAGCGGAGATGGGAGAGGAGCAGGAAAATAATGAGAGTTCAAGTAAATCTAAGAGTGTAGTATGCACAACGCCTCAATTGCAGAAGGAGTACTCGCAGCTTGTTGGATCGCATCAGTGGAAGCCCAAGCTTGAAACGATAAGAGAGACAGAGAAGACAAAACTCTCTTCATTTGGGatgaagagaaggaagaaatcTCACTCCAAAGCACCTCAAAAGACGCTCCTATCCGAACACCACCCTCATGTAACAACTTGTACCAAGCCTCCTTCAAAATCCAAGATCAAGATTAGatcaagaaaatga
- the LOC132179952 gene encoding uncharacterized protein LOC132179952 isoform X2, whose product MAGFGGRNRWWIIALVIVLVGTARELSKRFGWDKEGGMNALREWSDRLGVWAIPAYVGVHTLTLALCLPYAVFFEAAASLIFGFFPAVVCVFSAKVMAASLSFGIGSGGRKLGRLCMILNHFLYSSLG is encoded by the exons ATGGCGGGTTTTGGTGGAAGAAATAGATGGTGGATCATAGCGCTGGTTATCGTGTTGGTAGGAACAGCGAGGGAGCTGAGTAAGCGCTTCGGATGGGACAAAGAAGGGGGAATGAACGCGTTGAGGGAATGGTCCGATCGGCTGGGGGTGTGGGCCATCCCGGCCTATGTTGGGGTCCACACCCTCACGCTGGCGCTCTGTTTGCCCTATGCCGTCTTCTTCGAGGCCGCTGCGTCTCTCATCTTCGGCTTCTTCCCGGCAGTTGTCTGCGTCTTCTCCGCAAAGGTGATGGCTGCTTCCCTCTCATTCGGGATCGGCAG TGGTGGAAGAAAGCTTGGCAGGCTCTGCATGATTTTGAATCATTTCTTGTACTCCTCTTTAG GTTAG